In the Sulfobacillus thermosulfidooxidans DSM 9293 genome, TCCTTGCCCTTTTACGAAGTGGCGCTAGGCATTGTTGTGATTATTGGCCGTTACGCCTCTGTCGTTGCAATGCTTCTTATCGGCGAATCCTTACTAAACAAACGCTCAGTTCCAGAAACGTCGGGTACCATGCATACGGATACCCCGTTGTTTGGTGGCATTTTATTTGGGGCCATTATTGTTTTGAATGCCCTGACGTTCTTTCCCGTCATGGCACTCGGTCCGATCGCCGAACAATATCTCATGTTAGCCCATCATTTATTTTGAGCGTGTGTGAAGAGAGGAGTTTGATATCTTGGCAGTTCAAGACGACCCGGTTTCCCAGAATTATGTGGGCAGTGTTCTCAAAGACACATTTCGGAAACTTGACCCGCGGGAAATGATTCACAATCCCGTAATGTTTGTGGTTGAAGTGGGGACAGCAGTTGTGATCTGGCTCGATATTGTGGCTAAAAGCGCCTCAGGTCGGAGTTATGACACTCTGGTGGCTGTGATTTTGTTGATGACAATTCTCTTTGCAACCTTTGCCGAAGCCTATGCGGAGGCGCGGGGACGTGCGCAAGCTGACTTCTTGCGACGAACAAAATCTTCGACTCGGGCCAAAGTATTACAGCCTGATGGGAGTACGACCATGGTCGATTCCTCGCAGTTGACGAGAGGTAGTAGAGTTATAGTAGAAGCTGGGGATATGATTCCTGGTGATGGAGTGGTGTTGGAAGGTGTGGGATCAGTTGATGAATCGGCCATTACAGGTGAATCCGCTCCGGTAGTCAAAGCCAAGGAGGATGCGGTGACTGGCGGAACGGTCCTGTTATCCGATCGGCTCGTACTGGAAATTACCGTTAATCCCGGAGAGACATTTTTAGATCGCATGATTGCTTTGGTCGAGGGAGCAGAACGACAAAAAACTCCTAATGAGATCGCCTTATCGGCATTACTTGGTGTGCTCACATTGATTTTCGTTCTGGTGGTTGTGACATTGGTTCCTATTGCCCGATATTTCGGACCGCATGCGGCCAATATTACCACCATGGTCGCTTTACTGGTTTGCTTAATTCCTACAACTATTGGTGCGTTACTCTCGGCGATTGGAATTGCTGGGATGAATCGTGTTTCATTGGTGAACGTTGTAGCAAAAAGTGGCCGCGCCGTCGAAGCGGCAGGGGATATTGATACCATTATTCTTGATAAGACAGGTACGATTACCATTGGTAATCGTATGGCAACCGAATTTTTGCCGGTACCAGGAGTCAGTGTGGAAGAATTAGCTGAGGCCTCATTGATCTCCTCTTTAGCGGATACGACGCCAGAAGGTCGATCGGTGGTCGAATTGGCTCAAAAAATTCTTCATTTGGATACTTTGCCCGAATACACTGGAGAACCTGTGCCATTTTCTGCGCACACGCGGATGAGCGGGATTGATTTAGCGGATGGTCGCCAAGTGCGTAAGGGTGCGGTCAGCGCGATTCGTGCCATTGTCCAAGATGCACCCCATGAGTTAGAGGTCAATGCGGAACTGGTGGCTAAAGATGGCGGAACGCCGTTGGCGGTAGAAGTTGATGGGCGAGCGCTAGGCATTATCCGTCTTAAAGACATTGTGAAATCGGGATTAAAGGAACGCTTTGCGGATTTCCGTGCC is a window encoding:
- the kdpB gene encoding potassium-transporting ATPase subunit KdpB — its product is MAVQDDPVSQNYVGSVLKDTFRKLDPREMIHNPVMFVVEVGTAVVIWLDIVAKSASGRSYDTLVAVILLMTILFATFAEAYAEARGRAQADFLRRTKSSTRAKVLQPDGSTTMVDSSQLTRGSRVIVEAGDMIPGDGVVLEGVGSVDESAITGESAPVVKAKEDAVTGGTVLLSDRLVLEITVNPGETFLDRMIALVEGAERQKTPNEIALSALLGVLTLIFVLVVVTLVPIARYFGPHAANITTMVALLVCLIPTTIGALLSAIGIAGMNRVSLVNVVAKSGRAVEAAGDIDTIILDKTGTITIGNRMATEFLPVPGVSVEELAEASLISSLADTTPEGRSVVELAQKILHLDTLPEYTGEPVPFSAHTRMSGIDLADGRQVRKGAVSAIRAIVQDAPHELEVNAELVAKDGGTPLAVEVDGRALGIIRLKDIVKSGLKERFADFRAMGIRTVMATGDNRITAAVIAQEAGVDDFIAEAKPEDKIALIKKEQAEGKLVAMTGDGTNDAPALAQADVGLAMNSGTMAAKEAGNMIDLDSNPTKLLDVVMVGKQLLITRGALTTFSIANDVAKYFAIIPAMFAAVPELSGLRALNIMGLKTPHGAILSALIFNALIIPALIPFAIKGVKYRAESADKMLARNIFNWGILGVIIPFIGIWGIDRILGLFGLA